A region from the Arvicola amphibius chromosome 12, mArvAmp1.2, whole genome shotgun sequence genome encodes:
- the LOC119827281 gene encoding histone H3.3A-like, with translation MARTKQTARKSTGGKAPRKQLATKAARKSGPSTGGVKKPHRYRPGTVALREIRRYQKSTELLIRKLPFQRLVREIAQDFKTDLRFQSAAIGALQEASEAYLVCLFEDTNLCAIHAKRVTIMPKDIQLARRIRGERA, from the coding sequence ATGGCTCGTACAAAGCAGACTGCCCGTAAATCCACCGGTGGTAAAGCACCCAGGAAACAACTGGCTACAAAAGCCGCTCGCAAGAGTGGGCCCTCTACTGGAGGGGTGAAGAAACCTCATCGTTACAGGCCTGGTACTGTGGCACTCCGTGAAATCAGACGCTATCAGAAATCCACTGAACTTCTGATCCGCAAACTCCCCTTCCAGCGTCTGGTGCGAGAAATTGCTCAGGACTTCAAAACAGATCTGCGCTTCCAGAGTGCAGCTATTGGTGCTTTGCAGGAGGCAAGTGAGGCCTATCTGGTTTGCCTTTTTGAAGATACCAACCTGTGTGCTATCCATGCCAAACGTGTAACAATTATGCCAAAAGATATCCAGCTAGCACGCCGCATACGCGGAGAACGTGCTTAA